The following nucleotide sequence is from Zea mays cultivar B73 chromosome 1, Zm-B73-REFERENCE-NAM-5.0, whole genome shotgun sequence.
CTCGAAACCTTCTTGGCCATGTTGATGCAAGTGTTGAACTCCTTGATCTTGCCAATATCCTCCAACAACAAATCCAAGCAATGCGCAGCACAAGGAGTCCAAAACAGATGGGGAATTCTGTCCATAAGGATCCTCCCTGCTGCTTTGAAATTGGCTCCATTGTCAGTGATCACCTGGACCACATGTTCTTTCCCCACCTTAATTATTTGCTTCTCCAATGGATCTGCCAACATATTGGCATTTGCTATCTCACTTGATGCATCGACAGAACCTAAGAAGTAGGTCCCCGCTGGACTGTTGGCAAGGAAGTTTATCAAATGCCGTTGTCGTATGTCAGTCCGCCCATCTGACATAATTGAGCAACCATATTCCTTCCAAGCCTCTTCATGCTTAGCTCTCAATGTTGATGTTCTCTTCACTGCCCTTTCAAGCCAAGGTACCCTTGCCTCATAGTATGATGGGCCACGATATCCAGGACCATACTGACCAATGGACTCCATCATAATCTGCCAGCTTCTTGAATTGACGACATTCAATGGAATCTTGTTCTCATATAGAAAATCAGCTACATGGTCGTCAACAATTTGCTTTGCTTCTGTTCCTTTCTTTGTGCAATGCTCAAGAGTGGTCTGAGAAGTTCTATTTTTATGTCTCTCTGCTACAACTTCCTCTGGAGTCTTGCAAAGCATGGCACTCACTGATTTGCTTGCCTTCTGTGTATTTGGTTTTATAGGAGCTGCTACAACAAATGAAGACATGGAAGCTTGAGCAATTTGCTTTTTTGTTTGCTTGGTTTTTGTCCCAGAACTTGGTAGGGGGCCTACATCAATCTGCTCCCCTTCCTCTTCACCTTCATCACCATCCGAAGTAATCACAACCCTCATGTTCCTTCTCAGATAGGTGTGCATCTCCTTTGAAACCACTTCTGGTACTCTAGCACACTTCATGGTGTCACCAAACCCACCGGCTAGATGCTGCTTAAACCTCTTGATTCCAGATGGCACAATCTTCTTACAGAAGACACACTGAACAAAATCCTTCTTTGTTGTGTCTGGCCACCACCCAAACTGCCATCCTGGGTCCTGTGACCTTGCCTTTCTCTTGGGGTCATTTGCTTGTGCACTAAGGTCAGGAGGGAGTGCTGCAATTGCCTTTTCAGCAAGGGTTTTACAATCTGCAGCAGCTGATAAAGCAGACGCAGGACCAGTGCTACCTGCATTTGAGGCCACTTGAGGAACAGAAGCACTTTGACTTTCACTGCCGACCATATTTGACCCAGGGAATAAGACCTCAACGTTATTAGCACGTCCACAGCCACCATTAAAATCTGAACAGACAACACAAACACACAATCAGAGAAGGGAGAGGGAAGGGCTACTGCTATCTTCCGGGCGCTGCAGAGGTAACAGAGGGAAAGGGAAGGCTGGGAAATAATCAGAGAAGGGAGAGCAAGTGCTACCTTCAGATGACGAGCTCATCTTCAATTCTTGACTAGCTGAGTAGCTGGCAGACGCCGGACGGCTGGAGCACTTGGAGGCTTGACCGCTGGAGCAGAGACGCCGGCAAGGACAGAGGAGAGGTGAGAGATGTCGGCAAGgacagaggagaggagaggattaGGGTTTTCTGGCGGCTAGGAAATGTTCTGGCGGCTGGAAGGCCTTGGCGGCTGGGAGCCTGGGGGGTTTCTGAAGGGGCGCTACTGTAGATGGGCCAAAAACCAGAGGGAAGCCCAGTACCAAAAGTCCAGAACTGAAACGACCAAAAACGACTAGACTGCGCTCGACTAGACGACTAATCGCCCCGGTCGACGACTAGTCGGACGACTAGGACGACTAGAAACCCTAATCGCGTCGTCCTCCTAATCGCCCATCTCCAGGCgaccagcccgactaatcgcgattaatcgcgattagtcggacgacttgtaaACACTGATTTGAAGTCGTCCGATTAATCACGATTAGTTGGGCTGGTTGCCTGTTTGTGTTCGACTAGACAGGTTGGTCGACCTAGTCGTCCGACTAGTCGCCGATTAGGGCGACTAATCGTCCGCTTATTGCTTCCTAGTCGCCCGACTAGGGTTTTGGTATTGGGCCATTTTCAACCCATCTACAATATCCTTTAGTCTGGCCTCTCCTCTCCTCTACTAATACCCAGACGGCCAGCCGCCAAAACTAGCGTACGCCTCCTCTCTCCCCCGACGTCTAGCCTTCAGACCTGGTCGCCGGCGGCTGCCACTGCGCCCCAGACTAGACATCCTGCTCTGGCATCTGCGCCACAGAAAACCTGTGACTGCTCACCTGCACCCCCTGCTGGCCTGCTCCACCAGCGCCTCTGCCTGCTTGGCTGCTGTCCTGCTGTAGTCGAGAAGACTAGCACCGGCGGCGACCGTGACAGAGTACCAGCATCTCCACTCTCTAGCAGACCAGCACCATTGACGAGATGAGCTCGTCATCTCAAGGTTCCTCTTGCTCCCCCGTTCACCCCTTCTTTGTATTTCTGCCAGTGCTGAAGTAGTGGATATCAGGAAAGTCACAAATCACAATAAAGCAATATGTTATTTTGTTTATCCTAGCTGTTTGTTCTAAATTATATAATGTATATagttatatttatatatatatacctaGTGCTGAACTAGTGGATGTCAGGTAAGTCACAAATCACAATAAATCAATCTGTTATTTTGTTTATCCTAGCTATTTGTTTCTAATTTATATAatgtatatatatacctatataagTATAACTACTACTCTAAAAGGTCTAGGACGACCCGAGACCGACTAGGGGTCGACTAATCGCCTTGGTCGTCGCCTAATCGCAACTAGTCGCGTGGTCGGTCCCAAGGTTCGACCAGGCGAGCAGGCAACTTGAAATCATTGCTTGAAATAAAGTCTGTACATGTATTTGAGGTATTTTTTCTGTTCTTATTATAAGCCTTACTTAAATACTGGTCTAAGAGTATCTCCAAGAGTTTTTCTTAAACTCTAAATCTTCACTTGGAGTCATTCGAATAAAAATAGCCCTTTATGTCTTTTCACCCTCCAATAGTTTTTATATTGTTAGACAGGTATATGCTCCAATAAAAGATAATGCCTTGCATTGAGTCCTTAGACAATTTATATAGAGTACATGACGTAGGAGATAATGCAATCAACAAATATATATGGCAAACTCTAACACATGCCAGTCTAATAGACACAATATATGGGTCGGGCCTAAGCCCATTACAGCTGTAACACACACATGTCTAACACCCCTGTAGTCTCAACTTTAGGCATTAcaaatgttgagactggatcgaaactcCGAGAACACCAGAGGGGAGCCCCTTGGTGAACATGTCGACAAATTGCGAAGTGGTCGGGACGCAGAGGACGCAAACATCGTGACGATGACTCGCTCGTGGTTGAAGTGGAGGTCGATTTTCACGTGGTTCGTGCTCTGGTGCTGCACAGGGTTGGAGAGGTATACCGCGtatcgttgtcgcagtagacgagtgtGGCGCACATGAGGGGATGCTAGAGCTTTTGGAGCAGTTGATGGAGCCAGGATGCCTCGGCTATGCTGTTGGCCACAACACGATACTCATCCTCAGAGCTAGAGCgggagacgacgggctgccgcttCGAGGACCAGGAGACGAGGTTGGTGCTTAGGAACACGGCCCAGCTAGAGGTGGACTGGCACGTGTTAGGGTAATCGACCCAATCAACATCGGTGAAGACGACCAACTCAGAAGTCAGAGAGGGCCGAAGAAGACTGTAGTCGAGGGTCACAGAGGTAGTTAATAATCCCCTTGGTAGCGATAAGATGGGACTCCTGCGAGACATGCATGTGAAGGCACACTTACTGGACCGCGTAGGCAACATCGGGCCAGGTGAAGGTGAGGTGCTGGAGAGCCTGATGAGGCTTCGGTAGGCCGTTGTATCGCTGACCACGACACCTTCGTCGTTGTAGACCTTCCCTTGAGTGTCAACaaacgtggagcagggcttgtagtTGGACATGTTGGCCAGCTCTAGAATGTTGATGACGTACTAGCGCAGGTGAAGGAAGAGGCTCTAGGGGCGTCACTCCATGGTTACCTCGAGGAAGTGATGGAGAgggcccaggtccttcatcgcgagctCACGTTGTAGGGTGGCGATCATGCGCTGGAGGAGGGCGTCACTAGACAACGTAAGCATGATGTCATCGACTTAGAGGAGGTAATCAGTGCCGTCGCCGCGCTGAAGGATGAACCGAGATGTGtctgacttggcctcgacgaagccaagGAAGACCAAGTAGGAGGCGAAGTGACTGTACCAGGCCCGAGGCACGTACTTGAGGCCATATAAATAGCAGTTAAGCTTACACACCATACTTAGGCGAGTGGAGTCGATGAAGCGACAGGCAAACTGCAGCACACTGTCTTAGTCAGAGTGTTGTGAAGGCATTCTTGAGGTTCAGCTGGTGGATCGCCCAGTCCCGGGAGAGGCCGAGTGAGTGGATAGTCTGAACGGTGGCGATCTTTACCACGAGGCTAAAGGTCTTGTCGTAGTCCATTAAGGATTCCGAGTGAACCCCTAAAGGATCTAACAAGTCTTGTACTGATACAAAGTACCATTGGCCTTGAGCATGTGACAGAAAATCCATTTGCCGTTGACCACATTGGTGCCTGGGAGAGGCAACACCAAGTCCTTGGTGTGGTTGGCCAACAAGGTTCCATACTCCTCCGTAGCACGTTGCCAGTGGGTAGggttggaaacgagccgagctcggctcgcccACTGCACGAGCTAAACAAATGAGGCTCGACTCGACTTGAAGTTGGCTCACGAGCAGACTCGGTTCGTCTAGGCTCGCAAGCCACATCCTTGTAGGTATTATTGCATTATATAGTGATAGTCTGTAAATGTGAAATATATAATGAGTAAAATGCAGTTCCCTTAGTGTCAATCCGATCCATAAACTAATAACTAGTACAATGCCCGTGCATTGCGACGACATACAGTCATATTTGATACccataaaaaataaatttaatatcaaagtGAACATATAGTCCACATATCAGATATTAAACTAATAAGAACAAATATTAAACTTCATCTTAGCCAAAAGGCTGAGAAATGTATGAGTTTAAAAGGAGCCTGACCCCCTTTTTTATAGTTTGCTTGATCGCTCGTTCTCCTTTAGCTAGCGAGGTGGTACTATGTGGGAGCGCTGCGTTGCGTGTGGCTTCCTATCGTGTTGGGTTTGAGTGGTTTATCACGACCCTTCTGTGGTGTACCGACCCATTGGTAGGCGAGAAGCGGGGAAGAGAAACAGGCTGACACGCTTCGCACATGACGCACACATGACACACGAAATTGATGCTTGAAAGTAGTAGAGATTAGTAGGCAAGAAGCGGGAAAGAGGAACAAACCTACACGCTTCGCACGCGACTCACGACGCACGAAACTTGTGCTTGAAAGGAGTAGATAAGAGAAGTATGCCTTTTAAGGGCTTAATCATTATACGAGTTTCTATCAAGTCCTAATGAGCCAAAACAGATTAGATTGAACCACTTAGGGAGGATCACGAAGACGTTTGTGCCATCTTGTTGATGTGGCCGAGACGTTTGTACCACCGCTAGGCGTCGTTGTCCTTGGGTTGGGCAAGCTGCGCTACCTGGCGCACCATCTGAAGCCATAGTACGTACAACTGATTCTTCTGCAGCTCCACCCGGGCGAGCAACCGGTTTCGTGATCCCAGATGCGAAGGATGCCGtgctcgacctcaacacgggagccACCCTCGTCGAGTTGACCCACACTGATGATGGAATTCTTTAGCCGTGGGATGTAGTAGACACCCCTTAGTGCCTTGTGCTCGCCACGCTTGCTGGAGAAGACCACCGTGACGATCTCATTGATGTCAACGACGAAACCATCACCAAACTTGACATTTCCCTTTATGTCATGATCTAGCTCGGCGAAGACGTCATCGcaaccggtcatgtgatttgaggCTTTGGTGTCGACATACCAGCCTTTGTCGTCATCCGCTGCTATAACGCTCGCACCTTGGGCTCGTTGATGTGGAGACCTAGGCGCGTCGTTGGTTCATTCTCCGGCTCGAGGCAAGTTGGAGCGGGATCGACGCTCGTGACAGTGAGTAGGAGAGCCGCATCATCCTCGTCTTCGTGTGTCAAGTTGGTGCGCTCCTTCCTTAGCGCGCGACACTCCTTGACCACTGCTTCTTCTTGCCACAATTATGGTCCTTGAGGTTGTTGCACCCACCAGACTTCCTTCGTGGCTTGCGGCGTTGGTAGCTACTTCCCTTCGACGATGAGGAGTCGTCTCTGCCGCTATGGCACCCGCGCGTACGTTTCTCCCACTGCTCTGCTGTTAGGTACAACTTGCTGTCAACACGCCACAGTGGGGGCTCCTCCTCGGCGTCCCTTTCTTCTGCTGTGCGCAATGGCCTAGAGAGATCCTCCACGATGAGCTTGGTGAGGTTCGCCATGATTTCAATGGCGACGGCGACCTCGCTGAACTTCTTGGGGACGATGCGCAACGCCTTCTCGACATGGTGTGGTTCCACCTCCTTGCCTACGGTCTCCATGGCTGTGACGAGGATGGAGATGCACATGGTGAAGTCATCAACGGATTCATCTGTCTTGAAACGGATCGTCTCGAACTCTCGGCGTAGTCGACGTGTGTTGGACTTCCGGACTTGGTCACTCCCGAGTGCAGGGATTGCATCGCCTTCCAAGCCTCCTTGGTCGTCTCCATGACAGGCAATTGTGCTACCATCTCCATTGGCACGACGGTCGTGATGGCATCTAGGGCCATCATCTCCTCCTGGTCGGAGGCGCCGTCGTGTTCGTCTGCATCCCAAAGGTTTCGAGCCttcatcttgatcttcatcagtAGTGCCCATCCCAAAGGTCTTGGTAAGGAGAGGCCAATTCACATGTCTGTCGACATCGCGCACCGTGCGCGAGGAGCTGGACTCATCCTCTCCAGTCTTCTTGCCGCCCTGGAGCCCTTTGATCCAGGTGACGGTGGAAGTGTCTTGTTTCCCTTGGTGAAACGAATCGTGGGATCGCGGTTCCATCGACGATCGACTACGATCGACTTTAGGAAGAATCAATAGGCTCTGATACCTGAGGTTCGCACTTGAACCCACAGAAGTAGACACAGATATTTTGGTGCTGTCGAAGGCAGTTTTATGTTTATGTTACTCTCTTATTTATCTGTTAATAATAATTACATGGCCAAGTGGCCTAGTGCCGCCGAACTAGAAGGCATGTTGGAGAGTAACTGACTCCACTACCTCCCTTCTCCTAAAGACTAGGGCAAAGCCCCACTAGGATAGACTCGACCAGTTGCAAGTTGCATGGGCACTACTCTAGCTCTGCCTGACGAAACTGAACTTGGGAAAAACACAGACATACCTCTAGACTCGAAATTGGAAAGCCTACCACTAACAGAAATAGATGTGGAGTTATCAATAGCTGCCACACCTCGTATGCGCTGCGCTCCCAAAGGAGCACGGCCTCGGAGGCACACTCCGGTCGCCCTTGCAGAGCGCGGACACCAGCTCCAACTTCCGCTCCGCGAGGAATTCCAGTTGGCGCGCGATCTCGCGGCGACTAGCATGCCCGCACAGGTCTGAGAGCACTAGTGATGCGAAGCAGAAGGTGGCCTCGAGTGTCTGAAGTGCCGGCTTGACCAGACCCTCGCCTGCCTAGTTCGGGAAGCACCCGACCTTCCACAGGCATGGTCCAATGAGGGCTAGTCTTGCCGTGCCTTGATGCCATCCATTGCTGCGGCGTCCCTAGACATCCACTTGAAGAACGCGACGATGGCGTTGGCCACAGAGCGACGCATCGGTGTCCTGGCCCTGCCGCTTCTGCAGACGGTGTCCGTGAGCATCCCTGGCGCCTAGCGTGTCGTCGTCCATCATGTCAATGTGCTCGTAGTGCTCGACCACCAGGTGTCACGATGGTGCGGTCCATCTCATCGTAGAAGGTCGGCATTGCGTCTGCTTCAAGGGCAGACATGGAGCACGCATCGAGGACAGACACCATCGCTGAGGCCATGGGCAGATGAACTCGTCTCGGTCACCATGCAGGAGCTGCATCTTGACATCACGTATGTGCATCCAGGCATGCACTTCTATGCAGTCATGTCTCGAAACTACGGAAGCCACATCGAAGAGGATGATCGCTCCGCTTTCGTCGATGGTCACCCTCGCAGAGTGCGGACACCAGCAGACCAGCTCTGCTATCCACGCTGCTAAAGACTCCAGTTGACGTGAGAGCTCGCGGAGATTGGCATACCTGCTCTGATCGGACAACGCGAGACGAGAAGTGGAAGATGACCTTGAGCGTTTGCAGCGCCGGCTTGACCAGGCCCTCGCCCGCCCACTTCGGGAAGCACCATCCTTCCACAGGCTCGTCAGTTATGGCCGGGACAGGTATTGCTCGTGCACCTCAGTCACAAAACACATCCTAGTCACAAAACACATCCTGCACCCTCAGAACGGTCGACGAGGAGGATGGCGTGCACGATTCGTCGTCTCGCCGAACCTGTGTGACTAGGGATAGCTTGGGCATTGCCATTCATgctctagttgaagtctcataggTGTATGTTGTCTTTTCAAATTCATCCTACATCCTACGAGACTGAAATTGATTTATCAGGTTCGTGTTTTGAGTTTTGCCACGTCTCCTCTCTAAATGGTTCAATCGGTTTTGTTTTGGCCCATTAGGACTTAATAGAAACCTAAACATTGATTAAGCCCTTAAGAGTATCCATGAGGAGCGAGGTATATAGCAATGTGCCCTTGCCATGGGTGGACTTACGTTGGCCATGAGGGTGGTTGAAAGTCGCCTTGAGGGGGGCGATGAAttggcaaaacctgaaatttacaaactttaaacacacactaaggccgggtttagcgttagaattaaatcggagtacataagatagttctccttgcttggagttgctcaatcaatgtgggcaagggaacttttagagagaggaaagaagggaaacaaatcaagtgaagatcaacaagtgaacacggtgatttgtttaccgaggttcggttccaaagaacctagtccccgttgaggaggccacaaaggccaggtctattccaaccctttctctctctcagtcggtcacacagaccggtcgatgtttctccttaatcacttgggtcactaagactccgcaaggatcaccacacacttaggtgtctcttgctagctttacaaagcacttaaagaataagaatgagaaggagaaagcaat
It contains:
- the LOC118476056 gene encoding uncharacterized protein isoform X2 yields the protein MSSSSEDFNGGCGRANNVEVLFPGSNMVGSESQSASVPQVASNAGSTGPASALSAAADCKTLAEKAIAALPPDLSAQANDPKRKARSQDPGWQFGWWPDTTKKDFVQCVFCKKIVPSGIKRFKQHLAGGFGDTMKCARVPEVVSKEMHTYLRRNMRVVITSDGDEGEEEGEQIDVGPLPSSGTKTKQTKKQIAQASMSSFVVAAPIKPNTQKASKSVSAMLCKTPEEVVAERHKNRTSQTTLEHCTKKGTEAKQIVDDHVADFLYENKIPLNVVNSRSWQIMMESIGQYGPGYRGPSYYEARVPWLERAVKRTSTLRAKHEEAWKEYGCSIMSDGRTDIRQRHLINFLANSPAGTYFLGSVDASSEIANANMLADPLEKQIIKVGKEHVVQVITDNGANFKAAGRILMDRIPHLFWTPCAAHCLDLLLEDIGKIKEFNTCINMAKKVSRFLYKHGRLPTSQPNERKARWGPC